ACAGTGGTCCTCCACGACCAGCGTGTCGAACTCCCGGGCCAGTTCGAGGAGGCGCTTGCGACGCTCCAGGGACAGGATGGAACCCGTGGGATTGTGATGGGTGGGGATGGTGTAGATGAACTTCGGCGGCGTGCCCCCGTCGACGAGCCCTTTGAGTACGGTCTCCAGTTCATCCGGCACGAGCCCCAGGTCGTCGATAGGCGCCGGTGCGATGCGCACCTGCCGGCTTCGGAACACGCTCAGCGACCCGCCGTAGGTGAAGGCTTCCGTGACGATCGTATCGCCTTGAGACGCGAAGGCTTCCGTGATCAACTGGAGCGCCTGCATGGAACCGGACGTCAGCACGATCTCCTCCAGGGGCACCGCCTTGCCCGCGCCGCGCTCGAAGCGCTCCGACGCGATGGCCCGCAAGGGTTCGTAGCCGCGACCGTCCGGGTAGTTCACCAGTTCCGGGCCCCGGGCCCTAATGACTTTCGCGGCGGCCTCGGCCAGCGCGTCCGAAGGAAAGGACAGCGGATCGGGCCTCCCCGCGCCGAAATTGATCTCACGCATGGACCTGCTCCTGTAGGGTGGCGGTTACGCCGATGGCGGATTTTACTTTATTCGATGCACAGGCAAGTTGATCACGGAATGTAGGATGGCCGTCCCGCGCCTGTCAACCGGTTCTGCGTGGATCAGGGGCGGATCGACAACGGATCGACGACGGATCGACGGCGGATCGACGACGGAACGGAGCACGTGCAACAGGACAAGGTGGGTGGCGTTGACAGGATATACCGAGCATTCTACATTGATCCTACCTGACCCTGTAGGTCGCATCCATCGGCTTTTCAACAATGATCCTGTTCCGATTCCTCCTGCTGTTCAGCATACTCACGTCTTTCGCGGCCGCTTCCGAAGCGCAAGACCAGCGGCCGGATCGGGCACCGCAGGCACAGCCCCCGGTCCGCGTCGAGATCCCCCTCTTCGAGGGCGGCCAGGGCCTGGAGTTCTTCCTCGCGTGCGCACGGACCTACGAACAGGAGCACGAAGACGTGGTGATCGACCTCTACGGCGATCCCCGCATCCACGACAAGGTGCGGGTGCGCATCCTGGAACGGTCCTTCCCCGAGGTCACCAACGCCCGCCTCAACTACTGGGCGCTCATCCGCAACGGCGACCTGCTGCCCCTGGACGAGTTCCTCGACCAGCCGAACTGGGAGGGGGACCGCACCTGGCGCGAATCGTTCCTGCCGGGGACCCTGGCCCAGTACACCCACGAGGGAAGGACTTACGGCATCCCCCTGATGGCGTCGGCCTACGCCGTGTGGTACAACAAGAACATGTTCGAGGAAAACGGCTGGGAACCGGCGACGACCTGGGAGGAGTTCCTCGACCTGTGCGAGGAGATCAAGGCCGCCGGGATGTGGCCCCTCGCCTTCCAGGGCCGGTACCCGGGCTACGTGCAGGCCGTGATCGACCACGGCTACTACCACCTCGCCGGACCTGAGCGGTACTTCGATCAGAAGAACCTGGTGCCCGGCAGTTTCGACAACCCCGAATTCGTCGAGGCCCTTTCCCTCGCACAGCGGATCGCGCTGAACTACTTCCAACCGGGCGCCATGGGCATGAGTCACACCGAGTCCCAGCTCGAGTTCTTCCTGGGGCACACGGCCATGATCTTCTGCGGTTCGTGGCTCAAGAGCGAGATGCTGGGGAAAATCCCGGACGATTTCCGTCTGGGATCCTTCAACATCCCTGTGGCGCCGACCGGCAGGGCGGATCCCACGGCCGTCTACGGCGGGTCCGGGTACTATTTCGTCCTGAAGGACAGCGAGAACCCGCTGGCCGGGGTCGAGTTCCTGCGCTTCATGACTTCGCGGCGCATGGCCGGCCTGTTCGCCCGGATGCGCGACATCCCCGTGTCCGTGGCGGGCGTATCCGAAGCGAACCTGACCGAGGACATGGCGGACCTGGCGGCCATGTTGAAGAACGCGGCCGTCACCTACGGCACGCCGCCCGGCGAGGGTTATCCGGCCATGACGCAGTACTGGACCGACGCCCGGTTCAGGGTGATCACCGGCCAGACCACGCCCGCAGAGGCCGCCGCGGAACTGGAAGCGGCCGCGGCCGTCGTTCGACGGCAGACCATCGCGCCGGACGAGATCAACATCCGGCACGTCTGGAAACCCAGCCTGCTGATCGGCCTTATGGCTCTGGCCATCGGCTACTGGTCGGCCACGACCTACAAACGCTACCGGGACCGCCGCCGCGCGGGGAAATCACACGTCGCCGGTCTCCCATTCCTCGGGCGCACTGACCGGATCATCTTCATCGCGCCTGCCCTGCTGCTCTATGCGGTCTTCGTGATCATCCCGAGCGCGAAATCTTTCCTCTGGAGCCTGAACGAATGGGACGGGCTGACCGACATGCGCTTCACGGGCCTGCTCAATTTCGGCCGGCTGCTCTTCGAAAGCGACGGGTTCTGGATCGCGCTGAACAACAACCTGTTCATCATGTTCGTCATCCCGCTTTTCGTCATCCCCCTCTCTCTCTTCCTGGCCGTGTGCATCAGCCGGCAAATCCGGGGGTCGAAGTTCTTCCGCATCGCCTTCTTCTTCCCGAACATCCTCGGGGCCGTGGCCGCGACGCTCCTCTGGATGCACCTCTACAATCCCCAGGGCGGACCGATCAACGCCGCACTGGTGGGACTCGGCCTGATCCTGTCCGCGTTAGGCTTCGAGAGCGCGGGAAGCTGGCTACAGGCCATGGAAGGATTCGCCTGGCTGTCGCAGTCCAACCTGTACTGGGCGCTCATCCCCATGTCCATCTGGGGCGCCTGCGGCTTCAACATGATCCTCTTCCTGGCCGCCATGGAAAGCATTCCCCAGAGCCTCTACGAAGCGGCGGACATCGACGGGGCCTCGTCGTGGCGGCAGTTCTGGACCATCACCCTGCCGCTGATCTGGGAGGTGCTGTCCATCTCCATCGTGTTCATGGTCATCGGCGGGATGAAGGCCTTCGAGACCATCTGGCTCCTGACCAACCAGACGCCCACCACGCAGGTGCACGTCATCGGCACGCTCATGGTGCAGGACATGTTCACCGAATTCAAGATCGGCGAAGCCACGGCCATCGCGGTGCTGCTGTTCATCATGGTGTTCTTCGGCACGGCCGCCACACTGCGGCTCATGCGAAGAGAAACGGTGGAGTTCTGATGACACGG
Above is a genomic segment from Gemmatimonadota bacterium containing:
- a CDS encoding extracellular solute-binding protein; the encoded protein is MILFRFLLLFSILTSFAAASEAQDQRPDRAPQAQPPVRVEIPLFEGGQGLEFFLACARTYEQEHEDVVIDLYGDPRIHDKVRVRILERSFPEVTNARLNYWALIRNGDLLPLDEFLDQPNWEGDRTWRESFLPGTLAQYTHEGRTYGIPLMASAYAVWYNKNMFEENGWEPATTWEEFLDLCEEIKAAGMWPLAFQGRYPGYVQAVIDHGYYHLAGPERYFDQKNLVPGSFDNPEFVEALSLAQRIALNYFQPGAMGMSHTESQLEFFLGHTAMIFCGSWLKSEMLGKIPDDFRLGSFNIPVAPTGRADPTAVYGGSGYYFVLKDSENPLAGVEFLRFMTSRRMAGLFARMRDIPVSVAGVSEANLTEDMADLAAMLKNAAVTYGTPPGEGYPAMTQYWTDARFRVITGQTTPAEAAAELEAAAAVVRRQTIAPDEINIRHVWKPSLLIGLMALAIGYWSATTYKRYRDRRRAGKSHVAGLPFLGRTDRIIFIAPALLLYAVFVIIPSAKSFLWSLNEWDGLTDMRFTGLLNFGRLLFESDGFWIALNNNLFIMFVIPLFVIPLSLFLAVCISRQIRGSKFFRIAFFFPNILGAVAATLLWMHLYNPQGGPINAALVGLGLILSALGFESAGSWLQAMEGFAWLSQSNLYWALIPMSIWGACGFNMILFLAAMESIPQSLYEAADIDGASSWRQFWTITLPLIWEVLSISIVFMVIGGMKAFETIWLLTNQTPTTQVHVIGTLMVQDMFTEFKIGEATAIAVLLFIMVFFGTAATLRLMRRETVEF